In Streptomyces sp. NBC_01717, one DNA window encodes the following:
- a CDS encoding DUF4118 domain-containing protein, producing the protein MTGQPLRDRLVLVAALVGPLLVALALVPFRTDLSRTNAALVLVVVVVAVAAFGNRVAGAVAALSAAAWFDFFLTRPYQRFTINGGEDIETAVLLLIVGLIVSQLAARVRRLEVIAVTDAGHLARIHDTAELAQATTSADAVVAHVRSELVELLELRGCRFEYGTLLGRPPRLEQDGSVSVGRRRWDVARGGWPDGEIELRASGQGHYVGRYMLDPTPGTVPTLQARLVAVTLADQAGAALDTAGRPAGG; encoded by the coding sequence ATGACCGGCCAACCGCTCCGGGACCGGCTCGTACTCGTGGCTGCGCTGGTGGGGCCGCTGCTGGTCGCGCTGGCACTGGTGCCGTTCCGTACGGACCTGTCGAGGACCAATGCCGCCCTCGTGCTCGTCGTGGTCGTCGTCGCGGTCGCCGCCTTCGGCAACCGCGTCGCGGGCGCGGTGGCGGCGCTGTCCGCGGCCGCCTGGTTCGACTTCTTCCTCACCCGGCCGTATCAGCGGTTCACCATCAATGGCGGCGAAGACATCGAGACGGCCGTGCTGCTCCTGATCGTCGGTCTGATCGTCTCGCAGCTGGCCGCCCGGGTACGGCGGCTCGAGGTGATCGCCGTGACCGATGCGGGCCATCTCGCCCGAATCCATGACACCGCCGAACTGGCGCAGGCGACGACCTCCGCCGACGCCGTCGTCGCCCATGTGCGGAGTGAGCTCGTCGAGCTGCTGGAACTACGGGGCTGCCGGTTCGAGTACGGAACCCTGCTGGGGCGGCCACCGCGGCTGGAGCAGGACGGCAGTGTGTCCGTCGGCCGAAGGCGCTGGGACGTCGCGCGCGGCGGCTGGCCGGACGGCGAGATCGAGTTGCGGGCCAGCGGACAGGGCCACTACGTCGGCAGGTACATGCTCGATCCCACGCCGGGAACCGTACCGACACTGCAGGCCCGCCTGGTCGCTGTGACACTGGCCGACCAGGCGGGCGCCGCGCTCGACACGGCAGGCCGGCCCGCGGGCGGCTGA
- a CDS encoding discoidin domain-containing protein, which yields MYAPPVLRRPAPSSDGRRTGVLAVVAGLIISLLAFVPATPADAAPSLLSQGRTVTSSSEENAGAPATSAVDGNDGTRWSSAFSDPQWIKVDLGASASVSQIVLKWEAAYATGYRIEFSTDNSTWTTAYSTTSGPGGTETLNVSGTARYVRLTGTARATPYGYSLWEFQVFGTTGDQGGPQIPGGGDLGPNVLVFDPSTPGIQAKVDEIFKQQESAQFGNGRYALLFKPGTYNNINAQLGFYTSIAGLGLKPDDTTFNGDVTVDAGWFNGNATQNFWRSAENLALNPVNGTDRWAVSQAAPFRRMHVKGGLNLAPDGYGWASGGYIADSKIDGQVGPYSQQQWYTRDSSVGGWTNGVWNMTFSGVEGAPAQSFPDPPYTTLDTTPVSREKPFLYLDGSEYKVFVPAKRTNARGVSWTGTPQGESIPLSQFYVVKPGATAQTINAAVQQGLHLLFTPGVYHVDQTIDIDRANTVVLGLGLATIIPDNGVTAIKVGDVDGVKLAGLLIDAGPQNSSVLLQVGPEGASADHSANPTTVQDVFIRIGGAGAGKATTSMVINNDDTIVDHTWIWRADHGDGVGWETNRADYGLRVDGDDVLATGLFVEHFNKYDVQWNGENGRTIFFQNEKAYDAPNQAAIQNGTIKGYAAYKVADSVNNHEGWGLGSYCYFNVDPTIRQDHGFEAPVKPGVRFHDLLVVSLGGQGQYEHVINSTGSPTSGTSTVPSTVVSFP from the coding sequence ATGTACGCACCCCCCGTACTCCGCAGACCTGCCCCCTCATCGGACGGACGACGCACCGGTGTACTCGCCGTCGTCGCCGGTCTCATCATCTCGCTGCTGGCGTTCGTCCCCGCGACCCCGGCCGACGCGGCGCCCTCGCTGCTCTCCCAGGGCAGAACGGTGACGTCCTCCAGCGAGGAGAACGCCGGCGCACCCGCCACCTCCGCCGTGGACGGCAACGACGGCACCCGCTGGTCGAGCGCCTTCTCCGACCCGCAGTGGATCAAGGTCGATCTTGGCGCCTCCGCCTCGGTCTCCCAGATCGTGCTGAAGTGGGAGGCGGCCTACGCCACCGGCTACCGGATCGAGTTCTCCACGGACAACAGCACATGGACCACCGCCTACTCCACCACCAGCGGCCCCGGCGGCACGGAGACCCTGAACGTCTCCGGCACGGCTCGCTACGTCCGGCTGACCGGCACCGCCCGGGCCACGCCGTACGGCTATTCGCTCTGGGAGTTCCAGGTGTTCGGCACCACCGGCGACCAGGGCGGCCCGCAGATTCCCGGCGGTGGCGACCTGGGACCGAATGTGCTGGTCTTCGACCCGTCGACGCCCGGCATCCAGGCCAAGGTGGACGAGATCTTCAAGCAGCAGGAGTCCGCGCAGTTCGGGAACGGCCGCTATGCGCTCCTGTTCAAGCCGGGCACGTACAACAACATCAACGCGCAGCTCGGCTTCTACACGTCCATCGCGGGACTCGGCCTCAAGCCGGACGACACGACCTTCAACGGTGACGTGACCGTCGACGCCGGCTGGTTCAACGGGAACGCCACGCAGAACTTCTGGCGGTCGGCGGAGAACCTGGCGCTCAACCCGGTGAACGGCACGGACCGTTGGGCCGTGTCGCAGGCCGCGCCGTTCCGGCGGATGCACGTCAAGGGCGGGCTCAACCTGGCGCCCGACGGCTACGGCTGGGCCAGCGGCGGCTACATCGCCGACAGCAAGATCGACGGCCAGGTCGGCCCGTACTCCCAGCAGCAGTGGTACACCCGCGACAGCTCGGTCGGGGGCTGGACCAACGGCGTCTGGAACATGACGTTCTCCGGGGTCGAGGGCGCCCCCGCGCAGAGCTTCCCCGACCCTCCGTACACCACGCTCGACACCACCCCGGTCTCCCGTGAGAAGCCGTTCCTCTACCTGGACGGCTCCGAGTACAAGGTCTTCGTCCCGGCCAAGCGCACCAACGCGCGCGGCGTCTCGTGGACCGGTACACCGCAGGGTGAGTCCATCCCGCTGAGCCAGTTCTACGTGGTCAAGCCCGGCGCCACCGCACAGACCATCAACGCCGCGGTGCAGCAGGGCCTGCACCTGCTGTTCACGCCCGGCGTCTACCACGTGGACCAGACCATCGACATCGACCGGGCGAACACCGTCGTCCTCGGTCTGGGGCTCGCGACGATCATCCCGGACAACGGTGTGACAGCGATCAAGGTCGGCGACGTGGACGGCGTGAAGCTCGCCGGTCTCCTGATCGACGCCGGTCCCCAGAACTCCTCGGTGCTGCTCCAGGTGGGCCCCGAGGGCGCCTCCGCCGACCACTCGGCGAATCCGACCACCGTGCAGGACGTGTTCATCCGGATCGGCGGCGCGGGCGCCGGCAAGGCCACCACCAGCATGGTCATCAACAATGACGACACCATCGTCGACCACACCTGGATCTGGCGCGCCGACCACGGGGACGGGGTCGGCTGGGAGACCAACCGTGCCGACTACGGGCTCCGGGTCGACGGGGACGACGTCCTCGCCACCGGCCTCTTCGTCGAGCACTTCAACAAGTACGACGTGCAGTGGAACGGCGAGAACGGCAGGACGATCTTCTTCCAGAACGAGAAGGCGTACGACGCACCGAACCAGGCCGCCATCCAGAACGGCACCATCAAGGGGTACGCCGCCTACAAGGTCGCGGACTCGGTCAACAACCACGAGGGCTGGGGCCTGGGCAGCTACTGCTACTTCAACGTCGATCCGACGATCCGTCAGGACCACGGCTTCGAGGCCCCGGTGAAGCCTGGAGTGAGGTTCCACGATCTGCTGGTGGTGTCCCTGGGTGGCCAGGGACAGTACGAGCACGTGATCAACAGCACCGGTTCGCCCACGTCCGGCACCTCGACCGTTCCCTCGACGGTGGTGTCCTTCCCCTGA
- a CDS encoding metallophosphoesterase family protein — MLTERGVLALNGHLLAVSDLHVAYADNRDIVSSLHPGTDADWLIVAGDVGEKVADVERAMTLLSERFARVVWVPGNHELWTHPSDPVRLRGEARYLHLVDLCRSLGVLTPEDPYPVWEDADGPVTVAPLFLLYDYTFRAPGATTRDESLAVAHRAGVVCADEHFLHPDPYPTRDDWCRARVRETELRLAGIPEDHRTVLVNHYPLVREPTDVLRHPEFAQWCGTELTRDWHRRFRAAAVIYGHLHIPRVTHHDGVRFEEVSIGYPREWRARPPREPLRTVRLPPWPSGDTP, encoded by the coding sequence ATGCTTACGGAGCGAGGAGTTCTTGCCCTGAACGGACACCTGCTGGCGGTCAGCGACCTGCACGTCGCGTACGCGGACAACCGTGACATCGTCTCGTCCCTGCACCCCGGCACCGACGCCGACTGGCTCATCGTCGCAGGTGATGTCGGCGAGAAGGTCGCCGATGTCGAGCGGGCAATGACGCTGCTCAGCGAGCGCTTCGCGAGAGTCGTCTGGGTCCCCGGGAACCACGAGCTGTGGACCCACCCGAGCGATCCCGTGCGACTGCGGGGCGAGGCACGCTACCTGCACCTGGTCGACCTCTGCCGAAGCCTGGGCGTCCTCACCCCCGAGGATCCCTATCCGGTGTGGGAGGACGCGGACGGGCCGGTGACCGTCGCCCCCCTCTTCCTGCTCTACGACTACACGTTCCGCGCCCCCGGCGCGACCACCCGGGACGAGTCCCTCGCCGTCGCCCACAGGGCCGGGGTCGTCTGCGCCGACGAGCACTTCCTCCACCCCGATCCGTACCCGACGCGCGACGACTGGTGCCGGGCGCGGGTACGGGAGACCGAGCTGCGGCTGGCCGGCATCCCCGAGGACCACCGCACGGTCCTGGTGAACCACTACCCGCTGGTGCGTGAACCGACGGACGTGCTGCGGCACCCGGAGTTCGCGCAGTGGTGCGGGACGGAGCTCACCCGGGACTGGCATCGCCGCTTCCGTGCCGCGGCGGTGATCTACGGGCATCTGCACATCCCGCGGGTGACCCATCACGACGGAGTGCGGTTCGAGGAGGTGTCGATCGGCTACCCGCGCGAGTGGCGGGCCCGCCCGCCGCGCGAGCCACTGCGGACGGTCCGGCTGCCGCCATGGCCGTCCGGCGACACCCCCTGA
- a CDS encoding aldo/keto reductase, whose protein sequence is MIPMEQRTLGRTGQDVSVVGQGTWQLGGDWGEVQEADAFGVLDAAVESGVTFFDTADVYGDGRSEQLIGRYLKDRPDAGVFVATKMGRRADQVPENYVLDNFRAWNDRSRANLGVDTLDLVQLHCPPTAVYSSDEVYDALDTLVAEQRIAAYAVSVETCAEALTAIARPGVASVQIILNPFRLKPLDEVLPAARAAGVGIIARVPLASGLLSGKYTKDTVFAPEDHRSYNRHGEAFDQGETFSGIEYGNGVAAAAEFAELAPQGATPAQTALRWIIQQPGVTSVIPGARSVEQARANAAAASLPPLPQSTLDAVRDLYDRRIRAEVHHRW, encoded by the coding sequence ATGATCCCCATGGAACAGCGCACTCTGGGCAGGACCGGACAGGACGTATCCGTCGTCGGGCAGGGCACCTGGCAGCTCGGCGGTGACTGGGGCGAGGTGCAGGAGGCGGACGCCTTCGGTGTCCTGGACGCGGCGGTCGAGTCGGGCGTCACCTTCTTCGACACGGCGGACGTGTACGGCGACGGCCGCAGCGAACAGCTCATCGGCCGCTATCTGAAGGACCGCCCGGACGCCGGTGTGTTCGTCGCCACCAAGATGGGGCGGCGTGCCGACCAGGTACCGGAGAACTACGTCCTCGACAACTTCCGTGCCTGGAACGACCGCTCGAGGGCCAACCTCGGCGTCGACACGCTCGACCTCGTGCAGCTGCACTGCCCGCCCACCGCGGTCTACTCCTCGGACGAGGTCTACGACGCGCTCGACACCCTCGTCGCCGAGCAGCGGATCGCCGCCTACGCGGTGAGTGTCGAGACGTGCGCCGAGGCGCTCACCGCCATCGCCCGACCCGGCGTCGCGAGCGTCCAGATCATCCTCAACCCGTTCCGCCTCAAGCCGCTCGACGAAGTCCTTCCGGCTGCCCGTGCGGCGGGTGTGGGCATCATCGCGCGGGTCCCGCTCGCCTCCGGACTGCTCTCGGGGAAGTACACCAAGGACACCGTCTTCGCCCCCGAGGACCACCGCTCGTACAACCGGCATGGCGAGGCGTTCGACCAGGGCGAGACCTTCTCCGGCATCGAGTACGGGAACGGGGTGGCCGCGGCCGCCGAGTTCGCCGAACTCGCACCACAGGGGGCGACACCGGCCCAGACCGCACTGCGCTGGATCATCCAGCAGCCCGGAGTCACCAGCGTCATCCCCGGCGCGCGCTCAGTCGAGCAGGCCCGTGCCAACGCGGCGGCGGCATCGCTTCCGCCGTTGCCGCAGAGCACCCTGGACGCGGTACGGGACCTCTACGACCGCCGGATCCGCGCGGAGGTCCACCACCGCTGGTAG
- a CDS encoding nitroreductase family deazaflavin-dependent oxidoreductase, which translates to MSRYHEMKFRAVTSFQRRIGNPMVRQLPRQTLLETTGRTSGLPRRTPVGGRRVGNEFWLVSEYGEKSQYVRNIQADPQVRVRIQGRWHAGTAHLVPQDDARARLRTLPRLNSATVRAVGTNLLTVRVDLTG; encoded by the coding sequence ATGTCGAGGTATCACGAGATGAAGTTCCGGGCCGTCACGTCGTTCCAGCGGCGGATCGGCAATCCGATGGTCCGACAGTTGCCGCGTCAGACACTCCTGGAGACCACGGGGCGCACCTCCGGACTCCCCCGCCGGACGCCGGTCGGCGGACGCCGCGTCGGCAACGAGTTCTGGCTGGTCTCGGAGTACGGCGAGAAGTCGCAGTACGTACGCAACATTCAGGCCGACCCGCAGGTCAGGGTCCGGATCCAGGGACGCTGGCATGCCGGGACCGCCCACCTGGTCCCGCAGGACGACGCCCGCGCACGGCTCAGGACGTTGCCGCGCCTGAACAGCGCCACGGTCCGGGCGGTCGGCACGAACCTGCTGACCGTACGGGTCGATCTCACGGGCTGA
- a CDS encoding UbiA family prenyltransferase, translating to MNQTFQSHSLSAAPPSPAPVPAEAAARAGGLGRGALALLLSAHPAPALAVTALITALGVAAGRDAFGSCLVALAVLTGQLSVGWSNDRIDLARDTAAHRRDKPLVAGEVQMRSVSVAACAALALCAPLSLANGAAAGGAHLIGVAAAWSYNLGVKRTRWSWLPYALAFGLLPAFLTLALPGHPWPAAWVVTAGALLGVGAHFTNVLPDIDTDLTAGVRGLPQRLGRRRSRTAAALALLAASAVLVLGPPGPPDAMGWGGLTVTGALAVVLCLPLGTSPDSRLPFLATLGLAGADIALLVARGTSLS from the coding sequence ATGAATCAGACTTTTCAGTCGCACTCCTTGTCGGCCGCACCGCCCTCGCCGGCACCCGTACCGGCGGAGGCGGCAGCGCGTGCGGGTGGCCTCGGCCGCGGCGCCTTGGCGCTCCTCCTGTCGGCCCACCCGGCCCCCGCGCTGGCCGTGACCGCCCTGATCACCGCCCTGGGCGTCGCAGCGGGGCGCGACGCGTTCGGCAGCTGTCTGGTCGCCCTGGCCGTGCTCACCGGACAGCTCTCCGTCGGCTGGAGCAATGACCGCATCGACCTCGCGCGGGACACCGCGGCACACCGGCGCGACAAGCCGCTCGTGGCGGGCGAGGTGCAGATGCGCAGCGTGTCGGTCGCGGCGTGTGCTGCGCTCGCGCTGTGCGCTCCCCTGTCCCTCGCGAACGGCGCTGCGGCGGGCGGCGCGCATCTGATCGGGGTGGCCGCCGCATGGTCGTACAACCTCGGCGTCAAACGGACGCGGTGGTCGTGGCTGCCCTACGCGCTGGCCTTCGGACTTCTGCCCGCCTTCCTCACCCTCGCGCTGCCGGGCCACCCCTGGCCGGCCGCCTGGGTGGTGACCGCGGGTGCCCTCCTCGGGGTGGGTGCACACTTCACCAACGTCCTCCCCGACATCGATACCGACCTGACCGCGGGCGTCCGGGGCCTGCCCCAGCGTCTGGGCCGGCGCCGGTCCCGTACCGCCGCGGCACTCGCGCTGCTCGCGGCCTCGGCCGTCCTCGTTCTCGGCCCGCCCGGACCGCCGGACGCCATGGGCTGGGGCGGCCTCACGGTGACCGGGGCGCTGGCCGTCGTCCTGTGCCTCCCGCTGGGCACCTCCCCCGACAGCCGTCTGCCGTTCCTGGCCACGCTCGGCCTGGCCGGGGCCGACATCGCCCTGCTGGTCGCGCGTGGTACGTCTCTGAGCTGA
- a CDS encoding type III polyketide synthase: protein MTRIIAIHGVLPPHRYEQSGITDAFADMCLPPGADRGVLERLHRSAGVRGRHLALPLERYAALSGFGEANDAFIDVALELGEQAVRGALDRSGLDPGDIDLVISTSVTGIAAPSLEARLAGRIGLRSDVKRVPIFGLGCVAGAAGLARLHDYLEGHPGQVALLLSVELCSLTLQRADTSVPNLVAGALFGDGAAAVLAVGRDHPHRQERSGPVVVATRSSLYPGTERTLGWDIGDQGFRIVLGADLPNLVRETLGDEVHSFLSDHDLKTQDVTAWICHPGGPQVLEAVRETLDLPARALELAWRSLAEVGNLSSASVLHVLRDTLALRSPPPGTPGLLLAMGPGFCTELVLLRW from the coding sequence ATGACGCGAATCATCGCGATCCATGGTGTGCTCCCGCCGCACCGGTACGAGCAGTCCGGGATCACCGACGCCTTCGCCGACATGTGCCTGCCTCCGGGCGCGGACCGCGGCGTGCTGGAACGCCTGCACCGGTCCGCCGGCGTACGCGGCCGCCATCTGGCACTGCCCCTGGAACGGTACGCCGCGCTGAGCGGTTTCGGCGAGGCCAACGACGCGTTCATCGATGTCGCCCTGGAGCTCGGGGAACAGGCCGTACGCGGCGCCCTGGACCGGTCGGGCCTGGACCCGGGCGACATCGACCTGGTCATCTCCACCTCCGTCACCGGCATCGCCGCCCCGTCCCTGGAGGCGCGGCTCGCCGGACGGATCGGCTTGCGGTCCGATGTGAAACGCGTACCGATCTTCGGGCTCGGCTGCGTGGCCGGGGCAGCCGGCCTCGCGCGGCTCCACGACTACCTCGAGGGCCACCCCGGCCAGGTCGCGCTGCTGCTCTCCGTCGAACTCTGTTCGCTGACCCTGCAACGTGCCGACACATCCGTGCCGAACCTGGTGGCGGGCGCGCTGTTCGGTGACGGCGCCGCTGCCGTCCTCGCGGTCGGCCGGGACCACCCGCACCGTCAGGAACGGTCCGGGCCCGTCGTGGTCGCGACCCGCAGCAGCCTCTACCCCGGCACCGAACGCACACTGGGCTGGGACATCGGCGACCAGGGCTTCCGGATCGTACTCGGCGCCGACCTCCCGAATCTGGTACGTGAGACCCTGGGCGACGAGGTGCACTCCTTCCTCTCCGACCACGACCTCAAGACGCAGGACGTGACGGCCTGGATCTGCCACCCGGGCGGCCCCCAGGTACTCGAAGCCGTACGCGAGACGCTGGATCTGCCTGCCCGCGCACTGGAACTGGCCTGGCGTTCGCTGGCCGAGGTCGGCAATCTGTCCTCCGCCTCCGTCCTGCATGTCCTCAGGGACACTCTGGCGCTCCGCTCACCACCGCCCGGAACTCCCGGACTCCTCCTTGCGATGGGGCCCGGCTTCTGCACCGAACTCGTCCTGCTCCGCTGGTAG
- a CDS encoding isoprenylcysteine carboxyl methyltransferase family protein produces the protein MIPYTVLVLLVAVERLAELVTARRNAAWSRRHGAAEYGQGHYPVMVALHTGLLAGCLAETWLGGRPFLPALGWPMLALALGAQGLRWWCITTLGLRWNTRVIVVPDLPLVTAGPYRWLSHPNYVAVIAEGVALPLVHTNWLTATAFTLLNLPLLATRVRCENTALAGAAPAAP, from the coding sequence GTGATCCCTTACACCGTCCTCGTCCTTCTGGTCGCCGTCGAGCGCCTCGCCGAACTCGTCACCGCCCGGCGCAATGCCGCCTGGAGCCGGCGCCACGGCGCAGCGGAGTACGGGCAGGGCCACTACCCCGTCATGGTCGCCCTCCACACCGGACTGCTGGCCGGCTGCCTGGCGGAGACCTGGCTCGGCGGCCGACCCTTCCTGCCCGCACTCGGCTGGCCGATGCTCGCCCTGGCCCTGGGCGCCCAGGGCCTGCGCTGGTGGTGCATCACCACGCTGGGGCTGCGCTGGAACACCCGCGTCATCGTGGTGCCGGACCTGCCGCTCGTCACCGCCGGACCGTACCGGTGGCTGAGCCACCCCAACTACGTCGCCGTGATCGCCGAGGGCGTCGCACTGCCGCTCGTCCACACCAACTGGCTCACCGCGACCGCCTTCACCCTGCTCAACCTGCCGCTCCTCGCGACCCGCGTACGGTGCGAGAACACCGCCCTCGCCGGGGCCGCACCGGCGGCGCCGTGA
- a CDS encoding NAD(P)/FAD-dependent oxidoreductase encodes MIDLLVVGGGPAGLATAIHAAEAGLEAVVAEPRPTPIDKACGEGLMPGAVNALAGLGVTVAGHPLRGIRYLDDRHRAEARFAPGPGRGVRRTELQTALAGRAAELGVRVIPVRSDSIRQSADSVYAAGVTARYLAAADGLHSPIRRQLGLDLPDPRPARFGLRRHFAIEPWTDCVEVHWSPRAEAYVTPLGPRLVGVAVLTTERGPFDGHLARFPLLARRLPASATTPVRGAGPLRQRVGSRVAGRVLLVGDAAGYIDALTGEGVSLALAGAAQLVRCVRDDRPQAYERAWRKVSRRHRLLTESLLLARQHPRLARRIVPTASRLPAAFTNLVNQLA; translated from the coding sequence GTGATCGACCTGCTGGTCGTCGGCGGCGGACCCGCCGGCCTCGCCACCGCGATCCACGCCGCCGAGGCCGGGCTCGAAGCGGTGGTCGCCGAACCGCGCCCCACCCCGATCGACAAGGCCTGCGGCGAGGGGCTCATGCCGGGCGCCGTGAACGCTCTGGCCGGATTAGGCGTCACCGTCGCCGGACACCCGCTGCGCGGAATCCGCTACCTCGACGACCGCCACCGGGCAGAAGCCCGCTTCGCGCCCGGCCCCGGTCGCGGTGTCCGCCGCACCGAACTGCAGACCGCCCTGGCCGGCCGCGCCGCGGAACTCGGCGTGCGGGTGATTCCCGTGCGGTCGGACAGCATCCGGCAGAGCGCCGACAGCGTGTACGCCGCAGGCGTCACCGCCCGCTACCTGGCCGCAGCCGACGGCCTGCACTCACCGATCAGACGCCAACTCGGCCTGGACCTGCCGGACCCACGCCCCGCGAGGTTCGGACTGCGCCGCCACTTCGCGATCGAGCCCTGGACGGACTGCGTCGAGGTGCACTGGTCACCACGGGCCGAGGCCTATGTCACCCCGCTGGGCCCACGCCTGGTCGGCGTCGCCGTCCTGACCACGGAACGCGGCCCGTTCGACGGCCACTTGGCCCGCTTCCCCCTCCTGGCCCGCCGGCTGCCTGCGAGCGCCACCACACCGGTGCGTGGCGCCGGACCACTGCGCCAGCGGGTCGGCTCCCGCGTGGCAGGACGGGTCCTGCTGGTCGGGGACGCCGCCGGGTACATCGACGCACTGACCGGTGAAGGAGTCTCGCTTGCTCTCGCCGGAGCCGCTCAACTGGTGCGCTGCGTCCGGGACGACCGGCCGCAGGCGTACGAGCGGGCGTGGCGCAAGGTCTCCCGGCGCCACCGCCTGCTCACCGAATCGCTGCTCCTGGCCCGGCAGCACCCGCGACTGGCCCGCCGCATCGTCCCGACCGCGAGCCGTCTCCCCGCGGCCTTCACCAACCTGGTCAACCAGCTGGCCTGA
- the lepB gene encoding signal peptidase I gives MLAVLGIVLAAGALWTVRSGYTMVTFSGGSMEPTYAPGDRILIARTSGAKVRRGDVVLFGVPERFEGKPVLKRVIGLGGDHVVFDGTRLTVDDAPLKEPYLKDGEVDGGHGPYDVKVPAGQMFLLGDHRANSYDSRYFASGDPGTVPVTAVRGRVLDDATAPVVLGLGVLLGVVLALAGAVCTLVGWLKRRRRPAPPALIAHPVA, from the coding sequence GTGCTTGCCGTCCTGGGGATCGTGCTGGCAGCGGGCGCGCTCTGGACCGTCCGTAGCGGCTACACGATGGTCACCTTCTCCGGCGGGTCGATGGAGCCCACCTACGCTCCGGGCGACCGCATTCTCATCGCGAGGACGTCCGGCGCGAAGGTACGGCGAGGCGATGTCGTGCTCTTCGGCGTGCCGGAGCGGTTCGAGGGCAAGCCGGTGCTGAAGCGCGTCATCGGTCTGGGGGGCGACCATGTGGTCTTCGACGGCACACGCCTGACGGTCGACGACGCCCCGCTCAAGGAGCCCTATCTGAAGGACGGAGAGGTCGACGGCGGGCACGGACCGTACGACGTGAAGGTACCGGCCGGGCAGATGTTCCTTCTCGGCGACCATCGTGCGAACTCCTACGACTCGCGCTACTTCGCGAGCGGGGACCCCGGGACCGTACCCGTGACGGCCGTGCGGGGCCGGGTGCTCGACGATGCCACCGCGCCGGTGGTGCTGGGACTGGGCGTGCTGCTCGGCGTGGTTCTTGCCCTCGCGGGTGCCGTCTGCACGTTGGTCGGCTGGTTGAAGCGGCGGCGCCGGCCGGCGCCACCCGCGCTGATCGCACACCCCGTGGCGTAG
- a CDS encoding SDR family oxidoreductase — protein sequence MGGVVEGRVVVVTGAARGIGRGHALEFARQGAKVVVNDLGAEVDGSGSSSGPAGEVVTQIREAGGEAVANGDDVSDFEGARRLVESAIRHFGDLNVLVNNAGILRDRMLVNMSAEEWDAVIRVHLRGTFGPLRHAAAYWRSQAKAGVQVDARVINTTSSSGIYGNPGQANYGAAKAGIAGLTVIASRELERYGVAVNAVAPAALTRMTEGLRSDRTVAEPGTFDPSAPENIAPLVVWLAGPSARGITGRVFNVRGGLISVAEGWHAGPAADNESRWEQSQLDRVIPALVDKARPNALQNGRAPGEDR from the coding sequence ATGGGTGGCGTCGTGGAGGGCCGGGTCGTCGTTGTCACAGGGGCGGCACGTGGGATCGGACGCGGGCACGCGCTGGAGTTCGCCCGGCAGGGCGCGAAAGTGGTGGTCAACGATCTGGGCGCGGAGGTCGATGGATCCGGTTCCTCGTCCGGACCCGCGGGCGAGGTCGTGACGCAGATCCGCGAGGCCGGCGGTGAGGCCGTTGCCAACGGTGACGACGTGTCCGACTTCGAAGGCGCTCGCAGGCTGGTGGAGTCCGCGATCAGGCACTTCGGCGACCTGAATGTGCTGGTCAACAATGCCGGCATCTTGCGCGACCGGATGCTGGTGAACATGAGCGCCGAGGAGTGGGACGCGGTGATCAGGGTGCACCTGCGCGGTACGTTCGGTCCACTGCGGCATGCGGCGGCCTATTGGCGGTCGCAGGCGAAGGCCGGCGTGCAGGTCGATGCCCGGGTCATCAACACGACGTCCTCGTCAGGTATCTATGGAAACCCGGGGCAGGCGAACTATGGAGCGGCCAAGGCAGGGATCGCGGGGCTGACCGTGATCGCCTCCCGGGAGCTGGAGCGCTACGGCGTCGCGGTGAACGCCGTGGCACCGGCTGCGCTCACCCGTATGACGGAGGGGCTGCGGTCGGACCGCACGGTGGCGGAGCCCGGCACCTTCGACCCGTCGGCGCCGGAGAACATAGCTCCGCTGGTCGTCTGGCTGGCGGGTCCCTCGGCGCGAGGCATCACCGGTCGGGTCTTCAACGTGCGCGGCGGCCTGATCAGCGTTGCGGAGGGCTGGCATGCGGGGCCGGCCGCTGACAACGAATCACGCTGGGAACAATCACAACTGGACAGGGTGATACCGGCGTTGGTCGACAAGGCCCGTCCGAACGCGCTGCAGAACGGCCGGGCGCCGGGGGAGGACCGCTGA